In the Limanda limanda chromosome 15, fLimLim1.1, whole genome shotgun sequence genome, ATCGAGAGCATGGCCGGCAAGTCGGGCTCGCTGCACGGGCTGAGCCACGACGCCACGCCCTTCACCTTCTCCGAGGAGAACTCTGCTCTGGAGTACTTCGGTAAAATGCTCCGAGCTGGAGGTTACAACTATTACGGCACGGAGCGGCTCTACAGTGGCCTGAgcggtctggagctggaggccgACATCTTCATCGGGGTCGTCTACTACCAGCGGTTGCGTCACATGGTCTCCGACAAATTTCAAGTGAGGACCACGGGAGCGCGAGACAAGGTGACCAACCAGCCGGTGGGAGGGAGGAACATCCAGGGAGGCATCCGTTTCGGAGAGATGGAGCGAGACGCCCTGCTGGCGCACGGCTCGTCCTTCCTGCTTCAGGATCGGCTCTTCAACTGCTCGGACCGATCAGTAGCTCAGGTGTGCATTGACTGTGGCAGCCTCATCTCCCCTCTGTTAGAGAAACCCCCCCCCTACTGGTCGTCCATGCGCCACCGTAAGACTGTGTGCACCCTGTGCGGCAAAAGTGACTCTATCGACTCAGTGTCTGTTCCTTACGTCTTCCGCTACTTTGTAGCCGAGCTAGCAGCGATGAACATCAAAGTCAAATTAGATGTGAAGTAAATTTGACAGGAGAATGAGTAGATACCTGCCGTAAATATGACAGAGTACAAATCAGAAGGAATTTGTTTTATgaatctgcttttgttttgttaaaatgtgtCTCAGTAAAGCTGCCTCAATGATCCATGCTTCAGATCAAATATACTGCACAGACAGGATGTGTATAAAGAGCAGCCAAATACCTGAGACATTCAACTGCTTTGTCCAGTGTTTTATTAGCAGAGACTTTGGAGAAATGACCAGCATGTGATGGAGTGAATGTGCTGACACATTCTGTTGAGGtgtatacaaataaaagttttttatACAATCATTGTGTTGAATAAAGAGGAAGTATTCAGacacattatttttaaaaaaaggagcaaatccatacagaaatacacaaaaatttGTGTAAGCAAAAGTGCTAGGTCTGCAATGAAAGGGTCCCTGTGActaatacatgtatatattacATTATTAGCTTATTGATGCATAAGTATATACGGTTTGAAGTGAAACTAGTTTTCAACTACAGTATATGGTGTGTATTTTGTAAGCTTGTGTTCTTTGTGTTAAGATGCAGAACATGGAAAAGCCTGAGTACATGTGTCACCAAATTATATTTATGTGCGTATTTGAGTAAATAGTATGATTACTTTCTATCACTTTATGAATGGATAGTTCACCTGAGTGCCTGCATCAATGATTACAAATTCTACTTTGGACTCATGTGGTTAAAAAGGTAAACATCAACAGaatgcttaaaataaataaaagcctAGAGATGTCCAGGTCATGACTTTTATCTTTAAACATTTTCACGAGATCCCACTTGAAGTGATGTCACATGGTTCCAGTCACCATTTGATTCTTAATTCAGCTGTTCCAGTACGTGTGGCAGGCCCAACACAGTGGGGACAGTGTAGTCTGGTTTCACTGATCCCTCTGGCACTGctcctccaccactgctgaTCCAAACTGTGGCTCGTACCCCAGCGTTAAAGCCCCCCTGAATATCTGTGTCCAGAGAGTCTCCAACCATAACACAGTCCTGGGCCTCCACCCCCAGCATGTTGAAACACAGTGTGAAGATGGAGAGGAATGGTTTCTGCTCTGCATGTTCCCCCCCAACCACGATGGCATCGAAGAACTCCTCACATTTGACTgcctccactttctctctctgggtctGAGCGACCCCGttggtcagcagcagcagcttgtatCGGCTCCGCAGTTGTTTCAGGAGGTCGCAGATCTGAGGGGACAGACTGAGAACTTCCAGCCGACTGTTTTTCCACAGAGAGTAGCACTGAGCGGCGAGAGAGGGCGTGGGAACACTGCCCACTGTCTCCTGGAGGCTCTCCTCCCAGTGACCCACTCGTACGTCATCTATGGATCGTCCGGCTGCAGGTTCAAAACACTCACGGAAAAGCTTCTGCTTGAACTTGTCACAAATGCTGCTGATGGTGTCGTCACCGAGGCCCAGTGTCGTCTTCAGAAGTTCACCGGTCTGCGAATCACACACAACAGATAAGAGGTTGTGTAAGAAATATGACGGACACTTATTTCGATGGATTTGGGAATTTGGcaactttttaataaatgtgtaaatgaaaaaaagtttaaaatgagGCAAATATTTTGGATTGTGCTAGTGATGGgagataaaacaatatcaaatatatttataattaaaagtaTAACAAAGGTTCAATGCATTATCGATATATTGCTTTTGCATTGTGTAAGCACAGTAAGAAGATACAACtgatctacctcagatttgtaaaatgttttgctgtttgtaaTCTTCTGCTCATAGAGAACACTTTAACACCACCACCTGCACTCAAGAGCTTCAATTAGTCTTTAAACTTTTACAACTTTtttaagtttgtccagtctgggcaactgtaaaaaaaaccatGGCGgcctcctgatgtaaatattatgtttttaaatatagattACTCACTctagggaaaagaaaacaacaattcaaacAATTTAGATTAAACAGCCCAATGAAAACATCCCTAGGATTATTTTAGATTCACCTTCttccaatagatccctttcacttGAATCATACACGCTTAACCTTTAACGTGAAAAACGAATAAATCGTCCAGTTAAATAGAATGAAGAACTAATTGTCATCAGAGTTTATCCTGCTGTCACAAATCAAAATATCTGGCATGAAGACACATATTCAAACTGCACAGTACATAAGCTCAGGCCACAGGAGAGGTGTCAGTGTCACCTCCTTCAAACTGAAGCTGAATATAAAACCagtgtctttcttcttctttcttcttgatTACAACAAATCCAAATCCAAGAGAAGCTTAGTTCACTGGGAGCAATATGAAGTGACACAGTGTATCTGTGTTATCTGGTGACTGTTTAATGAATCAGCAGCTGAGTCCCTCTCTCGCCTCCACGTCACAAACATGGCCGCTGACCCACTAACACAACATGAGGAATGAGAATCACCTTTCGTATCGCCAGTGCATTCGCCCTGCTGGTTTCTATCAGCGTGTTGTCCAGGTCAAATATTAAAGCCTTCACTTCCCTGTCCATGGCTGCAGGTCACCACACCGCTGGATGCAACGAGGAAGCACCGCGGACTGAAGTGCATGCTGGGATCTGTAGTTCTGCTTGAATGCTCGGCGCTTGCAGGTTCTGTCCTCTGGAGGGCGCCAGTTAATAAAATTATAGTgatttctctttccttttgCGAGTCTGACACGAGGCCATAGATTAgactttaaatatttgtatttaattctgAAAATACATCACATAGTAAAGATGTAAAATGTCAAAGGGGAACAAAAGCCtgtagtttgagggaggttTGTAAATCTTTTAATTTAGAAGGTTTAACTGAATCCAGTTCTGCCAACATTGGTGCGTTCATGAGGGATGTTTACAGTTCAGTAGTTACTGGACCGTGTGTTGTATGTACTGGCTTTACAGAGAACAAAAATGtgtgataaataaaaataataattgtatttatgtGTTATTTGTATTGAATTAcctttattattaattatttatttatttattaagatttaTAGTACATTCGTGGCCAGAAAAGCAGTTTGTATAGAAGCATAGACTCTATATGAATAGGCGCCATTTTGGGTCTGGCAGGTAGGTAAACAAATACACCCATGTGTAATAATCTCAGCAAGCTCTCCCCACAAATCTCCCATACTCTAGTTAGAATACATTATTAAAAAGTACATTGGATTTAAGCCTTTTGTGGGAAAAACTAGTAAATTAAAGGCAAACATACTGCAGAAGCTCATATAAAACTATACATAGGTTACTAACTTTATTGCAAATATAAgtgttttgaaatatttgaaatatttaagGGATTTACAAATTATAAGGTTTCTGTGGAGACGCCAGTATacatgttatatatttattatatacgGTAGGTTACATTTGaataaatgtctttaaacaacaaattaatggaagaatttaaaacagtaaaataaatgtacataGATACTCTTGACACAtgataaaacacaaaagtaTTCAGTTTTGTGGGAAGAATTGATCAATAGTGAGAAGTTTCCCTCATTGGACTCCTCACACACCATGTTTCAAACACCACACATATCGTTTCTCCATCAGGAACAAGTATTCAAGTCGTTGGTGACTGATCTGTGGCAAGAGCCTGTTATTATTACACACCCTGAATTATTTCTAGAGAGTTAACCAGAACCAAAATGAGCGTGAAACAATCAGTGTCATCGCTTCTCTTATTAATTCGCCTACGTGACACTAGACCATGGATATtgccaataaaaaaaacacatatcgTGACACTGTCTTTCAAAATCGAAACTTACCTCATATCTTATGAAACCTGTCCTCTAACTCGCTCTCTTATCTGGCAGCGGGCCAGAGGTTCACACGCAACAGTGTGCAGGCCTGTTGCACTACTTTACCAAACCCAATCAGAAATCACAACAATCCTCTCACACTTGGGCTGAGAGGAAACGGATTCCAGATCAGGCGCTCCAGTCGTCAGCAGCAGCCTGACCTAATTATCTCGGCTTCGTTGGCCAGCAAATGTCAAAGATAAACTGTAAATCAAGGAATGATGAGAGAGGCCTAACCTGCTATTATCTGTCAGAACAAACAACACCTGCTGCTCGCATGCAAAGGAGGAGTATGCTTAATTAAAAGAGAGACTCGCAGCAAATGACCTCAAaaccatttttttaataactctCAGCCATAACAAGCAGAGAGAATCATAAACATTGGATATGTGGAGAGGGAACTTACACGTGCAAGGATGGAATTTCCCCTCTCATGTaaagggaagagaaaaagaagaaaaaggtttTCCCTAAGAGGCCAAGTGTGACTCGTCCAAAAAAGAGCAGGCATCTGAAGGACGGGTGAGGCCTGGTGTCTTTGTCTGCACGACACCATTCCTCTTTTATCTGTGTGGGTGGCCGCGGCTGCACATAGTCACACGCTATCTCTCAGCTGGGCACGAATCTCCCCACGAAGGGTATTGTTCCACCCAACACCTTACAGACCTTTTATAGCAGGAAGACAACACGTTTGATCCGTC is a window encoding:
- the nanp gene encoding N-acylneuraminate-9-phosphatase — encoded protein: MDREVKALIFDLDNTLIETSRANALAIRKTGELLKTTLGLGDDTISSICDKFKQKLFRECFEPAAGRSIDDVRVGHWEESLQETVGSVPTPSLAAQCYSLWKNSRLEVLSLSPQICDLLKQLRSRYKLLLLTNGVAQTQREKVEAVKCEEFFDAIVVGGEHAEQKPFLSIFTLCFNMLGVEAQDCVMVGDSLDTDIQGGFNAGVRATVWISSGGGAVPEGSVKPDYTVPTVLGLPHVLEQLN